The following DNA comes from Microcoleus sp. bin38.metabat.b11b12b14.051.
TTACGCCCCGCTTCGCTACGTGCAACTGTCGGCAGAGTTACTTTTTCAACCGCAGGAGTACAGCCCAGCCACTGCACCGACAAATCCGCAAACTGCTGCGGGGCGCCGCTTACGCAAAAACGAGTCGGCAGCGCAGCACCAGGATTCCGCAGCCCCAAAACCTCTAATTCTCGGGCAGCAGCAGCCACCACGCGCACCGCAGGATCGATTAAATTCACTCCAGCAGGTAAGAGCGATCGCACGACGGGAGCCAACAGCGGATAATGAGTGCAGCCGTAAATCAGCGTATCGATGCGCTGCTGGATCAAAGGAGCCAAATATTCTCGCGCCACCTCAGAAGTATAAGGATCGTGAATCCGGTTTTGCTCCACCAGCGGCACAAAAGCCGGACAGCTAACCTGCCATACCCGACAAGAAGCGTCCATTTCCAAAATCGCATTTCGATAAGCATTGCTAGCAGCCGTCGCCGGAGTGGCGATGACTCCGATCCGCTTGCCTTGTTGCACCGCAGCCTGCGCCCCCGGCAAAATTACTCCCAGCACCGGAATGTCAAACTCAGCCTGCACCATCTCCATCGCCAAAGCAGAACTGGTGTTGCAGGCCATAATCACCATTTTCACATCTTGTTCCACCAGCCACGCCATAATTTCGCGGACAAAATGCACAATTTCTGACGCCGCCCGAGTGCCGTAAGGCAGCCTTGCGGTATCTCCAAAATAAAGTATTGATTCGTTTGGCAATTGTTTGTATAACTGCGTCAACACAGTCAAACCGCCCACTCCACTGTCAAAAATACCGATTCTTTGTTGTTTGTTGTCTGTTGTCTGTTGACTGTTGTCTGTTGTCTGTTGTCTGTTGTCTGTTGTCATTAGTTACCAATTCCCAATTACCAATTACCAATGCCCAATTACCAATGCCCAATGCCCAATGCCCAATTCCCATTACCTTTGTTGAAGATAATATAAGATGCCGCGAGCGATCGAAGCGGCCATTTGGCTGCGGTAAGCTGGATCGGAAAGTCTCGCAGCATCCTCAGCACCCGTCACAAAACCGACTTCCAGCAACACAGAAGGCATAGAACTTTTCCTCAAAACATAAAATCTCGCCTGTCGCACCCGGCGGTCATTAGCCCCCGTCCCGTCCAAAATACTGGCGTGAATCACCCGGGCTAAATCTTCCCCACTATCGAAATAATAAGTCTCAATCCCGCTAATATCGGGGCGACTCATGTTAATAGCGTTAGCGTGAATGCTGACAAACAAACTAGCATTGACCCGCGATGCCAAAGAAACTCTCGGTTCCAGGTCGATTTCGCTGTCGTCAGTCCGAGTCATTACGGCTTGCACGCCCTGCTGTTCCAGCAGCCTCGCCACTTGATAGGAGATATCTAAAACAATCTCTTTCTCCTGAATTCCCCCAATCCCGACTGCCCCGGGATCGCGGCCGCCGTGGCCCGGATCGATCGCCACTACCACGCGGCGGTTAGAAGGCTGGGGCAAATCGCCCGCTCCGAGAGTCCTTATCGGCAAACGCTGCGGATTGGTAGGACGAGTCAAAGGTGGCTGCGCGCTAGCACCCGAGGACGATCGCAACTGCAAAGACAGCAACTGCGAGCTCGGTCTCGTCACCCTGCCTACCTGTACCCCCGATCGCGGCTGCACCCAAATCACGACTGTCTCCGCATCTTCCTGGCTGGCGGTAAACGATACAGGACTGTTGCCATCGAGCTGAGGAATTTGCCCGAAGAGCGAACTAGAAGCGAGCCGAATCCAGTAAGCTCTCGACGCTTGATCCCAGCCGCTGGTATAGGAGACTTGGCGGTCAGTTCTAATCGCCAATTGTGTGCCGTTGCTGGCTAAATCAATCGACTGAACTCTGGCTAAAGTTCCGGTTGCGGGCCTGCCAACTGTTAAAGGCGTTGCGCGCGTGAGGATTGGCGAACTCGCACCCCCTGGCGATAGGAGCACCCCGCCGGAATTGCTCACAGACGCCCGCCACTGAGTGTTAGAACTTTTCATCCGCAAAGTGACCCGCGTAACGGGCGGGTCAGTTGGTAGCTGTCGGACTTCTATCTTGTCAACTCCGTACTTGCCGTTGGTTTGAGGCTGTTGGCCGCCTGCCCCGGGTGCTAAAGTAGCTCCTTCAATATCGAGGGTGGCGATGTCCCCGGCCCGACTTTGTTGAAAATTAATTTGGGGGCGACCGCCCGCAGTGCGGATCAAAAAACCGTCGGCCGTCACTTGAACATTTTGAACTACAGTCGCCTCGCTCGATTGGGCGGCCGTTGCTGAAGGTTCAAGCGATAACCTTTCTCCCCCAGGCTCTGCAACCGGATTTTGAGTTGCTACTGGCACCGGCGTTGGCAAATCCACTGTCCACTCGCTAGGAGAAATCCCTCGGAATTTTACTTGCTGGGGGTCGAGAGTAAACCCGTCTCTGAGTTCAACTACAATTCTGGTCGTATCGTCGTCAAACTGCCCGATTCGCACTGATTCGATCGCCCCTGAGAGCGGTTGGTTGACCGAGGGACGGCCCAGACTTGTCCCCGGTAAGTCGATTACCAACCGTGTCGGGTTGAAAATCAGTTGAGCCTTGGGTTGTACCCCCCCGTCTGTTGTAATGTAAAGCCGGTTCTCTGAAGCATCAAACCGCCAAGATTGCAGCCTAGCTGCTTCGGCGGCTCCGGCGAGCAAAAATACACTTAAGAAACTCGGTAGTAGCCAGTGGAATTTCACGACAATTTTTTCCTCGTTTGCGTTACTGCCAAAAGTTGTTCGGGCGCTGCTTGCACGGTGGGCTTTCAGCAGTTAGCCACCAGCCGACCCGAGGCTCGCGAGCGTCAGTTTTTGGCTCTAATTGACTTTTTTATGCGTTAACAAGCTCCAAAATCCCAGAATCTCGCATTTTTGAACTTTCCGGTATATTGGGGGGCGATCGGTTATAGGCTGACTGAAAGATTGCTGGTACAAGGGAAGGTATTTATAGCAGAAGCAAGAATATAACTGGAATTTGGCTGCTGGAACAAGTAAAAAAAACAAGATTTCTGTGATTGAGAACGTCCTCACTGTCTTGGCAGTTGCTATCTTTTTAGGAGCCAGAAACCAGGTGTTTCTTGAAGCTTGAACGTACAAGTTAAAAACTTGAATTTTTCGGCTCTTCTCGGGACGGGTTTCATAGCTCTTTAATATTATGCCAGCTTGTTACAACCAAGGTAATTATCCGCTTGATTGTGGCGTGTTGTTCTCAGTTTTCACAGACCACCCCGACAATTTAACAACCTACCTCGGGAACAATCCGGATTTCCCATATCTATCTAACTTTTGAAGGCCGCAAAATGTTAGTCGCAGACTGACTGACATATCCTTTGGCAAAAGCTTTTTTGCTGGCAGCTTGACAGTTAAATACAACTACATAGCGCCCCTGTTCTCTTTTTTTTGTTTGATTTTTACAGTCAGGGCGTTTTGCTGCTGCTTCCAAGTGCCGTTGCGCGATCTTACCCCCCAAGGTGACACTATGATAGCTAGTCCATGCTTTTTGCAGTAACCGGAGAGTGTTTTTTGTCACCTTGGCGGGCCATGCTTTGTCCTCAACCCTCTTCTTGGATCGTGCGCGATCGACAGTCAGAGCATTCATTGGTTGATCGGGTAAAAAGTTTTGACCGGAGATATTGTTATCGCAGTTATAAAGTTTTTTCGACAGCAAAAACAATCGATCGGCTTCTGGATAAAACCTGTGATTTGGTTTGATGACCTGCCTTTCGACTAACTGCATAACTTGTATATGTACTACCAGTTAGAGAACATACACTATCTTGGCGATTCTGTCAATCTCTCAATTGCCCAAAAAAGCATCGTAAAATTAGAGAAATCACCTCACCCACAGACGCAGAATTGCTAGAACACAGAAGTCGCCCACAGCAAAAAAGTGGTTTATGTTAGTTTCAACCCCCATCAGCGACCCGCTCCGTCAATCTTCAATGGGAAAATCGACTGATTCTCAAGTGAGGGAAGTTTTGTAATACCATACCACCGGGTGCGATCGACTTCTCACAAGTTTATTTTGAGCCGTAT
Coding sequences within:
- a CDS encoding N-acetylmuramoyl-L-alanine amidase, translated to MKFHWLLPSFLSVFLLAGAAEAARLQSWRFDASENRLYITTDGGVQPKAQLIFNPTRLVIDLPGTSLGRPSVNQPLSGAIESVRIGQFDDDTTRIVVELRDGFTLDPQQVKFRGISPSEWTVDLPTPVPVATQNPVAEPGGERLSLEPSATAAQSSEATVVQNVQVTADGFLIRTAGGRPQINFQQSRAGDIATLDIEGATLAPGAGGQQPQTNGKYGVDKIEVRQLPTDPPVTRVTLRMKSSNTQWRASVSNSGGVLLSPGGASSPILTRATPLTVGRPATGTLARVQSIDLASNGTQLAIRTDRQVSYTSGWDQASRAYWIRLASSSLFGQIPQLDGNSPVSFTASQEDAETVVIWVQPRSGVQVGRVTRPSSQLLSLQLRSSSGASAQPPLTRPTNPQRLPIRTLGAGDLPQPSNRRVVVAIDPGHGGRDPGAVGIGGIQEKEIVLDISYQVARLLEQQGVQAVMTRTDDSEIDLEPRVSLASRVNASLFVSIHANAINMSRPDISGIETYYFDSGEDLARVIHASILDGTGANDRRVRQARFYVLRKSSMPSVLLEVGFVTGAEDAARLSDPAYRSQMAASIARGILYYLQQR
- the murI gene encoding glutamate racemase gives rise to the protein MTTDNRQQTTDNSQQTTDNKQQRIGIFDSGVGGLTVLTQLYKQLPNESILYFGDTARLPYGTRAASEIVHFVREIMAWLVEQDVKMVIMACNTSSALAMEMVQAEFDIPVLGVILPGAQAAVQQGKRIGVIATPATAASNAYRNAILEMDASCRVWQVSCPAFVPLVEQNRIHDPYTSEVAREYLAPLIQQRIDTLIYGCTHYPLLAPVVRSLLPAGVNLIDPAVRVVAAAARELEVLGLRNPGAALPTRFCVSGAPQQFADLSVQWLGCTPAVEKVTLPTVARSEAGRKPSPVSVESVE